One window of the Pyrus communis chromosome 17, drPyrComm1.1, whole genome shotgun sequence genome contains the following:
- the LOC137722258 gene encoding probable WRKY transcription factor 49: MEESMAATWSDWSEEELVRELLDNDSPLFVLPEEAVQSRAASVFGKEAINRFIPNVYSGPTIQDIEAALSVTTGTVQPQELPNARLSLLERGLSKVEHKYTLKIKSCGNGIMADDGYKWRKYGQKSIKNSPNPRSYYRCTNPRCSAKKQVERSSEDPDTLIITYEGLHLHFTYPFFNLNNQAQNSTPPMKKTKKKTSDPQPEDQEREAQESPRSVTPDPVPDLPPGPFPDQHQEFVEEERSSQGLLQDMVPFMIRNPKPTSASSNSSCSPYRSSPTSPSSLSWATSYLDVGINHSFG; this comes from the exons ATGGAGGAATCAATGGCTGCTACGTGGTCGGACTGGTCGGAGGAAGAGCTGGTGAGGGAGCTTCTGGACAATGATTCACCACTCTTTGTGCTACCGGAGGAGGCTGTGCAGTCCCGAGCGGCTAGTGTTTTCGGCAAAGAGGCTATCAACCGATTCATCCCTAACGTCTATTCGGGTCCAACGATCCAAGATATCGAGGCTGCTTTATCTGTCACAACTGGAACAGTCCAACCCCAAGAACTTCCAAACGCCAG GCTGTCATTGCTAGAAAGGGGTCTGAGTAAGGTTGAGCATAAGTACACTCTGAAGATCAAAAGCTGTGGAAATGGAATAATGGCTGATGATGGTTATAAATGGAGGAAGTATGGCCAGAAATCCATTAAGAATAGCCCTAATCCTAG GAGCTACTACCGGTGCACAAATCCAAGATGCAGTGCCAAAAAGCAAGTAGAGAGGTCCAGTGAGGACCCAGACACACTCATCATCACCTATGAAGGGCTCCATTTACACTTTACATACCCATTTTTCAACCTCAACAACCAGGCCCAAAACTCCACTCCACCAATGAAGAAGACCAAGAAGAAAACCTCGGATCCCCAACCCGAAGACCAAGAACGAGAAGCGCAAGAGAGCCCGCGAAGTGTTACTCCCGATCCAGTTCCGGATCTGCCGCCCGGCCCGTTTCCGGACCAGCATCAAGAGTTTGTGGAAGAAGAGAGAAGCTCACAAGGGTTGCTTCAAGATATGGTGCCATTCATGATTAGGAACCCTAAACCAACAAGTGCTTCTTCAAACTCTTCATGTTCCCCTTATCGTTCATCTCCAACGTCTCCTTCTTCTCTATCATGGGCCACTTCCTATCTTGACGTTGGCATAAATCATAGTTTTGGATGA
- the LOC137722036 gene encoding cyclin-dependent protein kinase inhibitor SMR4-like has product MEEGCATPKRRECRISEANMCPPPPRKKAVGETKREQPKKGYFQPPDLDTLFSLPPRSQACA; this is encoded by the coding sequence ATGGAGGAGGGTTGCGCGACACCCAAGCGGCGAGAGTGCAGGATATCGGAGGCGAACATGTGTCCACCGCCTCCGAGGAAGAAGGCGGTTGGGGAGACGAAGCGGGAGCAGCCGAAGAAGGGGTATTTCCAGCCGCCTGACCTTGATACTCTGTTTTCTCTGCCTCCGAGAAGTCAAGCGTGTGCGTAG